In Streptomyces sp. NBC_00569, a single genomic region encodes these proteins:
- a CDS encoding DNA alkylation repair protein, giving the protein MAGTTPTGTTVAEVMAELAELEDPKARAVNEKHGDDHGVNLSRLRALAKRLKTQQDLARGLWETDDTAARLLALLICRPKAFGRDELDAMVREARTPKVHDWLVNYVVKKNPHAEELRPAWSADEDPVVASAGWALTTERVAKKPEGLDLSAILDIVEAEMKDAPDRLQWAMNHCLAQIGIDHADHRSRAMDIGERLQVLKDYPTSPGCTSPFAPVWITEIVRRRQAR; this is encoded by the coding sequence ATGGCCGGGACGACGCCGACCGGGACGACGGTCGCCGAGGTGATGGCCGAGCTGGCCGAGCTCGAGGACCCGAAGGCACGCGCCGTGAACGAGAAGCACGGCGACGATCACGGTGTGAACCTCAGCAGGCTCCGCGCGCTCGCGAAGCGGCTGAAGACGCAGCAGGACCTCGCGCGCGGGCTCTGGGAGACGGATGACACCGCGGCCCGGCTCCTCGCCCTCCTCATCTGCCGCCCGAAGGCGTTCGGGCGGGACGAGCTGGACGCCATGGTGCGCGAGGCCCGCACGCCCAAGGTCCACGACTGGCTCGTGAACTACGTGGTGAAGAAGAACCCGCACGCCGAGGAGCTGCGACCGGCCTGGTCGGCCGATGAGGATCCGGTGGTCGCGAGTGCCGGCTGGGCGCTGACCACGGAACGCGTGGCGAAGAAGCCGGAGGGTCTCGACCTTTCGGCGATCCTCGACATCGTCGAGGCGGAGATGAAGGACGCCCCGGACCGCCTCCAGTGGGCGATGAACCACTGCCTGGCCCAGATCGGGATCGACCACGCCGACCACCGCAGCCGAGCGATGGACATCGGCGAGCGCCTCCAGGTCCTCAAGGACTACCCGACGTCCCCCGGCTGTACGTCTCCGTTCGCGCCCGTCTGGATCACCGAGATCGTGCGCCGCAGGCAAGCCCGGTAG
- a CDS encoding nuclease-related domain-containing protein, with product MSGLRVVPTWRHGRERLYVCDDDGRNVAWYDREAGRVNLISEARRDAVLDVLGPFLTGQVTFGPPPVPTPAELARLALHPDDDLAPNRPGEALQIAVDRDPGPPRRLRGDPRRRALEAEQSVGGALDAFERAGWRALHSVPLPGGARIHHLLIGPGGLYALHTLPARKQRVRVIDPMVMTGRSEPHPLLRRVRADASRASFALTAEVRPVLAVAGASTVEVAAPPRDVRIVVDTELQSLARTGGVLKPADVEALHAMARDRHTWLRV from the coding sequence ATGAGCGGTCTGCGCGTCGTACCGACCTGGCGGCACGGTCGGGAGCGGCTCTATGTCTGCGACGACGACGGCAGGAACGTCGCCTGGTACGACCGTGAGGCCGGCCGCGTCAATCTGATCAGCGAGGCCCGCAGGGACGCCGTCCTCGACGTCCTCGGGCCCTTCCTGACCGGCCAGGTCACCTTCGGCCCGCCCCCGGTGCCCACACCGGCCGAACTCGCCAGGCTCGCCCTCCACCCGGACGACGACCTCGCGCCGAACCGGCCCGGCGAGGCCCTTCAGATCGCCGTCGACCGCGACCCGGGCCCGCCGCGGCGGCTGCGCGGGGACCCGCGGCGGCGGGCCCTGGAGGCCGAGCAGTCCGTCGGCGGAGCGCTCGACGCGTTCGAGCGGGCGGGCTGGCGAGCGCTGCACTCCGTGCCGCTGCCCGGCGGCGCCCGCATCCACCACCTCCTCATCGGACCCGGCGGTCTCTACGCCCTGCACACGCTCCCGGCCCGCAAGCAGCGTGTCCGCGTCATCGATCCGATGGTGATGACCGGCCGCTCGGAGCCGCACCCGCTCCTGCGCCGCGTCCGCGCGGACGCGTCCCGCGCGTCCTTCGCCCTGACCGCGGAGGTCCGCCCGGTCCTGGCCGTGGCGGGCGCCTCGACCGTCGAGGTGGCGGCACCCCCACGGGACGTACGCATCGTCGTGGACACGGAACTCCAGTCGCTCGCGCGCACGGGCGGCGTCCTGAAACCGGCCGACGTCGAGGCCCTGCACGCGATGGCCCGCGACCGCCACACGTGGCTGCGGGTCTGA